In Hwangdonia lutea, a single window of DNA contains:
- a CDS encoding heavy-metal-associated domain-containing protein produces the protein MNRVILSVAVIAAMSLTSCKNEAKKETEATATEVSKELAMTELSFGVRGNCGMCKKTIEKAANSVDGVASANWDVDKKKIDVTFNDTKTDAMAIHKAIAASGYDTEKATGDLEAYENLPDCCKYDHEMMMNQSGEVKADVH, from the coding sequence ATGAACAGAGTAATTTTAAGCGTAGCTGTAATAGCTGCAATGAGTTTAACAAGTTGTAAAAATGAAGCCAAAAAAGAAACCGAAGCTACAGCAACCGAAGTGTCTAAAGAACTGGCTATGACTGAGCTGTCTTTTGGTGTAAGAGGCAATTGTGGGATGTGTAAAAAAACCATTGAAAAAGCGGCCAATAGTGTTGACGGCGTAGCTAGTGCTAACTGGGATGTGGATAAAAAGAAAATAGACGTTACTTTTAACGATACTAAAACAGATGCCATGGCCATTCACAAAGCGATTGCTGCTTCTGGTTATGATACCGAGAAAGCAACTGGCGATTTAGAAGCTTACGAGAACTTACCGGATTGTTGCAAATACGATCACGAAATGATGATGAATCAGTCGGGTGAGGTAAAAGCAGATGTGCACTAA
- a CDS encoding efflux RND transporter periplasmic adaptor subunit — MKKYIIYIGTLAIGLLLGWLLFGGSSNTEPNHNHEAVAETNQMWTCSMHPQIMQPEPGDCPICGMDLIPAEAGADGLLADQFKLSENAMALANVQTTVVGNETAEDNTITLSGKIVENEKANAVQVSYFSGRIERLNVSFTGEEVRKGQLLATIYSPELYAAQQELLTAASLKESQPALYKAVRNKLKLWKLSENQINKIESSGKVQENVPVYATVSGTVTEKLVEQGDYVKQGQPLLKIANLKTVWANFDVYENQIDLFKKGQNVTVTTKAYPHKEFTGKVDFIEPSLNTKTRTVALRVVLNNQKDLFKPGMFVAGHIKRSRASEKEVLTVPSTAVLWTGKRSVVYLKTNPEQPVFEMREITVGTKIGENYEVLEGLNSGDEIVSNGTFTIDAAAQLQGKKSMMNKGSDVAMTGHEGHLGMDESASEDNKNHSNLNERISVSKDFQNQLKAVFNEYIQLKDALVKDDSKKVKTVAEKLQENLAKVNMSLLKDDNAHNHWMALQKEIKAAATSISNTSKIEDQRTHFKNLSSQLTNAIEVFGINEKVYHQYCPMVDNNKGAYWLSKEEKVFNPYFGDAMLTCGEVKQVIE, encoded by the coding sequence ATGAAAAAATACATCATTTATATCGGAACATTGGCGATTGGCTTACTTTTAGGTTGGTTGCTATTTGGCGGTTCATCCAATACAGAACCCAATCACAATCACGAAGCCGTAGCAGAAACCAATCAAATGTGGACCTGCTCTATGCATCCACAAATTATGCAACCCGAACCAGGTGATTGTCCCATTTGCGGCATGGATTTAATTCCGGCAGAAGCAGGTGCAGACGGATTATTGGCCGATCAATTTAAGCTATCCGAAAATGCTATGGCATTGGCAAACGTTCAAACCACTGTGGTAGGTAATGAAACCGCTGAAGATAATACCATTACATTATCGGGAAAGATTGTTGAAAACGAAAAGGCTAATGCCGTTCAAGTGAGTTATTTTTCAGGACGGATAGAACGCCTTAATGTGAGTTTTACAGGCGAAGAAGTGCGTAAAGGGCAACTTTTGGCAACCATTTATTCACCTGAATTGTATGCTGCTCAACAGGAACTTCTTACAGCCGCTTCCTTAAAGGAATCGCAACCTGCTTTGTACAAAGCTGTTCGAAACAAACTGAAATTGTGGAAGTTGTCTGAAAATCAAATCAATAAAATTGAATCTTCTGGAAAAGTACAAGAAAACGTACCTGTGTATGCCACGGTATCGGGTACCGTAACAGAAAAATTAGTAGAGCAAGGCGACTATGTAAAACAAGGGCAACCATTGCTTAAAATAGCCAACCTAAAAACAGTGTGGGCCAATTTTGATGTCTATGAAAATCAAATCGATTTATTTAAAAAAGGACAAAACGTTACGGTTACTACAAAAGCTTATCCCCATAAAGAATTTACGGGAAAAGTAGACTTTATAGAACCAAGCCTAAACACCAAAACACGTACTGTGGCTTTACGCGTTGTATTGAATAATCAAAAAGATTTATTTAAACCAGGAATGTTTGTTGCAGGTCATATTAAAAGAAGTCGTGCCAGTGAAAAAGAAGTATTAACGGTGCCATCAACAGCGGTTTTATGGACTGGTAAACGCTCTGTGGTCTATTTAAAAACCAATCCGGAGCAACCTGTTTTCGAAATGCGAGAAATTACCGTAGGCACTAAAATAGGAGAAAATTATGAGGTTTTAGAAGGTTTAAATAGCGGTGACGAAATTGTTTCTAATGGCACATTTACAATTGATGCAGCCGCACAGTTGCAAGGAAAAAAATCGATGATGAATAAAGGTAGCGATGTAGCTATGACTGGGCACGAAGGACATCTTGGAATGGACGAATCGGCTTCTGAAGATAATAAAAACCATAGCAATTTAAATGAAAGAATAAGTGTTTCCAAAGATTTTCAAAATCAATTAAAAGCTGTTTTTAACGAGTACATTCAGTTAAAGGATGCTTTAGTAAAAGATGATTCGAAAAAGGTAAAAACAGTTGCCGAAAAATTACAGGAGAATTTGGCTAAAGTAAATATGTCATTACTTAAAGATGATAACGCACATAATCATTGGATGGCTTTACAAAAAGAAATTAAGGCCGCAGCAACATCCATTTCAAATACATCTAAAATTGAAGATCAACGAACGCATTTCAAAAACCTTTCGTCACAATTAACCAATGCTATTGAAGTATTTGGCATCAACGAAAAAGTATATCATCAATATTGCCCTATGGTTGACAATAACAAGGGCGCCTATTGGTTGAGTAAGGAGGAAAAAGTATTCAATCCTTATTTTGGAGACGCCATGTTAACTTGTGGTGAAGTAAAGCAAGTAATAGAGTAA
- a CDS encoding DUF305 domain-containing protein, producing the protein MNSQDHKQNKDNLGNYTKFFLMLGFSFIAMYITMYLNTYELDHVWFSLTRFYMVCLGVSAMALIMFFFMKKMYNNKKKNLGIVLGSIVLFLGALGLVRDQKSTVGDVLWMKGMIPHHSIAILTSERADIKDPEVKKLAEDIIKAQRREIEEMKTMINRLESEK; encoded by the coding sequence ATGAATTCACAAGATCACAAACAGAATAAGGACAATTTGGGAAACTACACAAAATTCTTTTTAATGTTAGGATTTTCATTTATTGCGATGTACATAACCATGTATTTAAATACTTACGAATTGGACCACGTATGGTTTAGTTTAACAAGGTTTTATATGGTTTGTTTAGGTGTTTCTGCAATGGCTCTAATTATGTTTTTCTTTATGAAGAAAATGTATAACAATAAAAAGAAAAATTTAGGCATTGTATTAGGAAGTATAGTGCTCTTTCTTGGTGCTTTAGGTTTAGTGCGTGACCAAAAATCTACGGTGGGCGATGTACTGTGGATGAAAGGTATGATTCCGCATCACTCCATCGCTATTTTAACAAGTGAACGAGCAGATATTAAAGACCCAGAAGTTAAAAAATTAGCAGAAGACATCATTAAGGCACAACGTAGGGAAATTGAAGAAATGAAAACTATGATAAATCGCTTGGAATCTGAGAAGTAA
- a CDS encoding PepSY domain-containing protein, with product MVNRHTALKIRKTHRYLGLFLGIQFLIWTISGLYFSWTNLDEIHGDHFKKEKPLQTEFNNLIGTNHLENEQNIKSLELLEIDSNPYYWINGEHLYHAITGDKKEGITEKEAIKVAERFMLSDLEVENIRKIESVDAHHEYRGKPLPAFEISYKTDENLKAYVAINNGAFQTVRHRDWRWFDFLWMTHTMDYQGRDNFNTFVLRAFSLLGLITVLSGFLLWFTSSTSVRKLRKK from the coding sequence ATGGTAAATAGACATACAGCACTAAAAATAAGAAAAACACACCGCTATTTGGGGCTCTTTTTAGGAATTCAATTTTTGATTTGGACGATCAGTGGACTCTATTTTAGTTGGACCAATCTCGACGAGATACACGGCGATCATTTTAAAAAAGAAAAACCACTACAAACCGAGTTTAATAATTTAATAGGAACCAATCATTTAGAAAATGAGCAAAACATAAAATCTTTAGAGTTATTGGAAATTGACAGTAATCCATATTATTGGATAAATGGAGAACATCTGTATCATGCCATAACAGGTGATAAAAAAGAAGGAATTACAGAAAAAGAAGCCATTAAAGTTGCAGAGCGTTTTATGTTGTCTGATTTAGAAGTAGAAAATATAAGAAAAATTGAGAGCGTAGATGCGCATCACGAGTACAGAGGTAAACCGTTACCGGCTTTTGAGATTTCTTATAAAACCGATGAAAACCTCAAAGCTTATGTTGCTATAAATAACGGAGCGTTTCAAACTGTAAGACATAGAGATTGGCGTTGGTTTGATTTTTTATGGATGACACATACTATGGATTATCAAGGGCGTGACAATTTTAACACCTTTGTTTTAAGAGCATTTTCACTTTTAGGGTTAATCACCGTTTTAAGTGGTTTTTTGCTATGGTTTACGTCTTCGACTTCAGTAAGAAAATTAAGAAAAAAATAA